The sequence ATTGATACTGCTTACAAAGTCCATCCTTACAGACGTCCGGTGATTGGTTATGACGAAGATATCCGCAATTTAACACCGGCTGATGTGCAGAAGTTTTTTGAGACTTATTATGTGCCGAGTAATTTAGCGATCGCTATTGTCGGCGATGTCAACCCGGCTGAGGTACAAAGGTTAGCAAAGGTTTACTTTGGGCGCTACCCAGCTAAACCAAAACCACAAGCGAAAATCACAGCGGAACCAAAGCAAACCCAAACCCGCTCTGTTACTTTAGAACTACCTTCCCAACCTTGGTATTTAGAAGGTTATCACCGTCCAGCAGTTAATCATCCCGATAATGCAGTTTATGAAATTATTGGCAGTTTGTTGAGTGATGGGCGTACTTCTAGGCTGTATAAATCTTTGGTGGAGAAGCAGCGTTTGGCGCTGAGTGCTCAAGGTTTCAGCGGTTTTCCTGGGCAAAAATACCCTAATCAGATGTTATTTTATGCTTTGACTGCACCTAACCACACGGTTGATGAGTTGGCTGGGGCTTTGCGAACAGAAATTGACAAGCTGAAAACTGAAGCTGTGACGGTGAGTGAGTTACAGCGAGTGAAAACTCAAGCTAGGGCGGGTTTGTTACGTTCTCTTGATTCCAATATGGGTATGGCTCAAGAATTATTGGAATATGAGGTGAAAACTGGTTCTTGGCGAAATTTGTTTAAGCAGTTAAATCAAATTGCGGCGGTGACACCTGCAGATATCCAGCGGGTGGCGCAGGCGACGTTTACGCCAGAAAATCGCACCATTGGTAAATTGTTGTCGAAACAAGGGTAAAGGAGATATGCACAGATATATGGTGAAGGGTAAAAGACAGATGGCGAGGAAATTTCAACACGGCAAGAGGCTATTTTATGCTTTGATTAGCGCTTTTGCTTTTTTACTTTTTACTTTTAATTTTTCTGGCGTAGCGACAGCAGCGGCGAAGCATTACACACAGTTGCAGTTTGCGCCTTTACCTGAGATTAAGTTACCCAAGTATGAGCGGTTTGTGCTGCAAAATGGCTTGGTTGTCTATTTAATGGAGGATCATGACCTGCCGTTGGTGAGTGGTACACTGTTGGTGCGGACTGGCAGTCGTTGGGAACCAGGGGAACAGGTGGGGTTGGCTAGTTTTACGGGTGCGGTGATGCGTACTGGTGGAACGAAGCAGTATTCTCCTGATCAGTTGAATGAAATATTGGAACAACGGGCGGCGGCGGTGGAAACTAGTATTAGTGAAGCTGCGGGTAGTGCTAGTTTTGAGGCTTTGAGTGAAGATTTAGAAACCGTGTTTGGGCTATTTGCCAATGTGTTGCGCGAGCCGGTGTTTACTCAAGAAAAGCTAGATTTGGCTAAGACCCAGGCTAAGGGTGGAATTGCTCGTCGTAATGATAGCCCAGATGCGATCGCGTCTCGTGAATTCCGCAAGTTAATTTACGGAAAAGATAGCCCCTATGCTCGGACTACGGAATATGCAAGCATAGATCGGATTAGTCGGGCAGATTTGGTCAAGTTTTATCAGGAATATTTTCACCCCAATAATCTAATTTTAGGGATTGTGGGGGATTTTCAACCGCAGAAAATGCGATCGCTCATCCAAGCAAAGTTGGGTGATTGGAAGCGTAACCCCAAAATTACTCAATCCTCGTTACCGCAGGTTTCGCCAGCTAATGGGGGCGGGGTGTTTTTTGTCAATCAGCCGCAGTTAACCCAGAGTAGTGTGTTAATTGGGCATTTGGGCGGGAAGTTTAAAGATCCTGATTATGCAGCTTTGGATGTGTTGAATGGGGTGTTAAATGGTTTTGGTGGTCGCTTATTTAATGAAGTGCGATCGCGCCAAGGTCTAGCTTACTCTGTTTATGGTTACTGGAGTCCCCGTTTTGATTATCCTGGCATGTTCATTGCCGGTGGACAAACTCGCTCTGATGCTACTGTGCAATTTGTCAAGTCTCTACAGGGGGAAATTAAACGCATCCAAGCGCAACCAGTTACAGCCCAAGAGTTAGCTTTTGCGAAAGAATCTACTCTCAATTCCTTTGTCTTCAACTTTCAAGATCCGAACCAAACCTTATCACGGTTAATGCGCTACGAATATTATGGTTATCCCGCCGATTTTCTGTTTCGTTATCAAAAAGCTGTAGCCGCAACCACCGCTGCTGACGTACAAAGGGTAGCAAAGCAATACCTCAAACCAGAAAATCTGGTCACTCTGGTAGTAGGAAATCAAACCACCATTCAACCACCATTAACGCAGCTAGCAGCACAGGTGACACCTATAGATGTCACGATTCCGACTGTACCACAAGCAAAAAATTAATTAGGCAAAGTACTCTCAATAGGTAGACACAATTATTGAGAAGACGCATTTCGACTTCTCGAGCTACGCAAAGCGTTTCGCTCGAGAAGCGGAAGTGTCGAAACCCGGTAATCTCAAGTTACGTTTAATTTAGTCCTTCTAGTGCTTAAATCCTACTTTAGCTAGCCACGTGATAATTTTTATCGGTATAAAAAATTCTTTTTATAGACAAAACTCCGAGATTTATGTCTAAAAAATTCATCATAAAATATTGATTTTATGAAATAAAGAATCACAATATAAGGTGGGTGACTCTAATCTATTAGATAAGATTTTCCCTGTGAGGTGCTATTTGATATAACTGTATTTAAAGAGGAGATCCCATGGTAAAGATAAAAGTCTATGATCTTTCTCCCGACGAGTCCGGAAAATTTATTAATGAACTCAACGCTTGGGACATGAAGACAGTGTATGCTGGGTATATTGGTTGGGATAGAAGATATAGCAGAGAAACCCCACCAGTCGCTCAACCAGAAGAGCCTAATACACC is a genomic window of Fortiea contorta PCC 7126 containing:
- a CDS encoding M16 family metallopeptidase, which produces MLTVSVIFWWGLLPGVALAQTQTAPPPSRIQSPAPTSIQPYLDRVIKQLTEFRLDNGLKFIVLERHQAPVVSFLTYADVGGVDEPDGKTGVAHFLEHLAFKGTTRIGTTDYRAEKPLLERLERLDGEIRAAKANGQQQQLAQLQQEFKKVEAQAVKLVKQNELGQIVEQAGGVGLNANTSTEATRYLYSFPANKLELWMSLESDRFLDPVMRREFYKEKDVILEERRMRVDNSPIGMMVERFIDTAYKVHPYRRPVIGYDEDIRNLTPADVQKFFETYYVPSNLAIAIVGDVNPAEVQRLAKVYFGRYPAKPKPQAKITAEPKQTQTRSVTLELPSQPWYLEGYHRPAVNHPDNAVYEIIGSLLSDGRTSRLYKSLVEKQRLALSAQGFSGFPGQKYPNQMLFYALTAPNHTVDELAGALRTEIDKLKTEAVTVSELQRVKTQARAGLLRSLDSNMGMAQELLEYEVKTGSWRNLFKQLNQIAAVTPADIQRVAQATFTPENRTIGKLLSKQG
- a CDS encoding M16 family metallopeptidase, with protein sequence MARKFQHGKRLFYALISAFAFLLFTFNFSGVATAAAKHYTQLQFAPLPEIKLPKYERFVLQNGLVVYLMEDHDLPLVSGTLLVRTGSRWEPGEQVGLASFTGAVMRTGGTKQYSPDQLNEILEQRAAAVETSISEAAGSASFEALSEDLETVFGLFANVLREPVFTQEKLDLAKTQAKGGIARRNDSPDAIASREFRKLIYGKDSPYARTTEYASIDRISRADLVKFYQEYFHPNNLILGIVGDFQPQKMRSLIQAKLGDWKRNPKITQSSLPQVSPANGGGVFFVNQPQLTQSSVLIGHLGGKFKDPDYAALDVLNGVLNGFGGRLFNEVRSRQGLAYSVYGYWSPRFDYPGMFIAGGQTRSDATVQFVKSLQGEIKRIQAQPVTAQELAFAKESTLNSFVFNFQDPNQTLSRLMRYEYYGYPADFLFRYQKAVAATTAADVQRVAKQYLKPENLVTLVVGNQTTIQPPLTQLAAQVTPIDVTIPTVPQAKN